The Vicia villosa cultivar HV-30 ecotype Madison, WI linkage group LG1, Vvil1.0, whole genome shotgun sequence genome includes a region encoding these proteins:
- the LOC131643849 gene encoding uncharacterized protein LOC131643849 isoform X2 yields MLLAADWIATVALGILSKDTKDRKSDSNFVIMAIWAPFLLVHLGGPDTITAYSLEDNQLWPRHMLELLYQLAVAVYVVYRSWNTDPLKYVTVPIIIAGIIKYGEKTWSLRSGSSDGFRESILPPPDPGPNYAKFMDDYTAKKDEGYHVTLDEINETTPLVLDHNSQGGTTVPNPNIPDGQALSDGFKFYNIPECLFADLIFSFQDHKSSQFFFYGSNWKNAFKAIEVELGLIYDMLYTKAAITYSYRGIFLKSVSFFCTLSSFIAFYFLMSNKNEYIKLDNNGHKHWNYDLIITFVLFIGAILLEIYAVIVLLSSSWVMNWLSQHKNWRVDLLYKFISVFQICFKLSHTIRWSNQMSQFNLIRFCLKDESVKCVDIQKLLRIYYFFEKFYYQKTKQVSEGLKELIFDQLRDKSEEATDTEACKKLCAHKGDRVLSIWNCHNIRDINHSIKEVEFDQSILLWHIATDLCYLDDIESENLKGVALQSCEKSQLVSNYMLYLLVICPFLLPNGIGQIRFEDTCAEVDELLKERKYMKKRSEVCKMILRVDTTISPSEVKGDRSKSVLFDACRLAKSLQSLETEENWSKESKWEMISNVWVEMLCHAASQCRGLNHAKQLSQGGEFLTHVWLLMAHLGITEQFQISKGHVRVKLKLS; encoded by the exons ATGTTACTAGCTG CTGATTGGATTGCTACTGTTGCTCTCGGAATTCTTTCCAAAGACACCAAGGATCGTAAGTCAGATTCCAACTTTGTAATTATGGCCATATGGGCGCCATTTCTTCTTGTGCATCTTGGTGGTCCTGATACAATCACTGCATACTCCCTCGAGGACAACCAACTATGGCCACGGCATATGCTTGAGTTACTCTACCAGCTAGCTGTTGCAGTTTATGTCGTTTACCGATCATGGAACACCGATCCCCTTAAGTATGTCACTGTTCCTATTATCATTGCAGGAATAATCAAATATGGGGAGAAGACTTGGTCTTTGCGGTCGGGAAGCAGTGATGGATTCAGAGAATCAATTCTACCTCCTCCAGACCCAGGACCGAACTATGCTAAATTCATGGACGATTACACTGCTAAAAAAGATGAAGGATATCATGTGACTTTAGATGAAATTAATGAAACCACTCCCTTAGTATTGGATCATAATTCTCAAGGAGGAACCACAGTACCAAATCCAAATATTCCTGATGGTCAAGCTTTAAGCGACGGATTCAAATTCTACAACATACCTGAGTGCCTATTTGCAGATCTTATCTTCAGctttcaagaccacaaaagcagTCAATTTTTCTTTTACGGATCTAATTGGAAAAATGCTTTTAAAGCAATTGAGGTCGAGCTAGGACTAATATATGATATGCTGTATACAAAGGCAGCGATAACATACTCCTACCGTGGCATCTTCCTCAAATCTGTGAGCTTTTTCTGTACACTTTCTTCATTCATCGCCTTTTATTTTCTGATGTCTAACAAAAATGAATATATTAAACTCGACAATAATGGACATAAACACTGGAATTATGACTTGATTATCACTTTTGTGCTTTTCATTGGAGCTATTCTTCTTGAGATATATGCTGTCATTGTCTTACTTTCTTCAAGTTGGGTAATGAATTGGCTGAGCCAGCATAAGAATTGGAGAGTGGATCTTCTCTACAAGTTCATCTCGGTTTTCCAAATTTGTTTCAAACTTTCACATACTATCAGGTGGTCTAATCAAATGTCACAATTCAACCTCATAAGATTCTGCTTGAAAGATGAGTCTGTCAAATGTGTAGATATTCAGAAACTTCTTCGAATTTATTACTTTTTCGAGAAGTTTTACTACCAAAAAACAAAACAAGTCTCTGAAGGATTGAAAGAACTCATTTTTGACCAGCTTAGGGATAAATCTGAGGAAGCAACAGACACTGAAGCATGTAAAAAATTATGTGCTCACAAGGGTGATCGAGTTCTTAGCATATGGAACTGTCATAATATTCGTGACATCAACCATAGCATTAAGGAGGTTGAGTTTGATCAGAGCATTTTGCTTTGGCATATTGCTACAGATCTTTGCTATTTAGATGATATCGAGTCTGAAAACTTAAAGGGTGTTGCTCTCCAAAGTTGTGAAAAAAGCCAACTGGTGTCGAATTATATGTTATATCTTCTTGTTATATGTCCCTTTTTGCTGCCGAACGGAATAGGACAGATCAGATTTGAAGACACTTGTGCAGAGGTGGATGAACTTTTGAAAGAGAGAAAATACATGAAAAAAAGAAGCGAAGTTTGCAAGATGATACTTCGAGTGGATACAACTATTTCACCATCAGAGGTTAAAGGCGATAGAAGCAAATCTGTGCTGTTTGATGCATGTAGGCTTGCCAAATCACTGCAGTCTCTAGAAACGGAGGAGAATTGGTCGAAAGAAAGTAAATGGGAAATGATAAGTAATGTATGGGTGGAGATGTTGTGTCATGCAGCAAGCCAATGTAGAGGACTTAATCATGCTAAGCAACTAAGCCAGGGTGGTGAGTTTCTTACCCATGTCTGGCTTTTGATGGCCCATTTAGGCATAACAGAACAATTTCAGATCTCTAAAGGTCATGTAAGGGTCAAGTTGAAGCTCTCATAA
- the LOC131643849 gene encoding uncharacterized protein LOC131643849 isoform X1 has translation MLLAVVTGLILTKTKPEKQNTPNLAKVWNILELRILVSVSLFLQILLIFLGNRRKYIVSKRLKLLIWFTYLSADWIATVALGILSKDTKDRKSDSNFVIMAIWAPFLLVHLGGPDTITAYSLEDNQLWPRHMLELLYQLAVAVYVVYRSWNTDPLKYVTVPIIIAGIIKYGEKTWSLRSGSSDGFRESILPPPDPGPNYAKFMDDYTAKKDEGYHVTLDEINETTPLVLDHNSQGGTTVPNPNIPDGQALSDGFKFYNIPECLFADLIFSFQDHKSSQFFFYGSNWKNAFKAIEVELGLIYDMLYTKAAITYSYRGIFLKSVSFFCTLSSFIAFYFLMSNKNEYIKLDNNGHKHWNYDLIITFVLFIGAILLEIYAVIVLLSSSWVMNWLSQHKNWRVDLLYKFISVFQICFKLSHTIRWSNQMSQFNLIRFCLKDESVKCVDIQKLLRIYYFFEKFYYQKTKQVSEGLKELIFDQLRDKSEEATDTEACKKLCAHKGDRVLSIWNCHNIRDINHSIKEVEFDQSILLWHIATDLCYLDDIESENLKGVALQSCEKSQLVSNYMLYLLVICPFLLPNGIGQIRFEDTCAEVDELLKERKYMKKRSEVCKMILRVDTTISPSEVKGDRSKSVLFDACRLAKSLQSLETEENWSKESKWEMISNVWVEMLCHAASQCRGLNHAKQLSQGGEFLTHVWLLMAHLGITEQFQISKGHVRVKLKLS, from the exons ATGTTACTAGCTG TTGTTACCGGTCTGATATTAACTAAAACAAAACCAGAAAAGCAGAATACTCCTAATCTGGCAAAAGTGTGGAATATATTGGAACTTCGGATTTTGGTGTCTGTTAGTCTCTTCTTACAAATACTACTCATCTTTTTGGGAAACCGAAGGAAGTATATAGTTTCTAAAAGACTTAAATTGCTGATATGGTTCACCTATCTCTCAGCTGATTGGATTGCTACTGTTGCTCTCGGAATTCTTTCCAAAGACACCAAGGATCGTAAGTCAGATTCCAACTTTGTAATTATGGCCATATGGGCGCCATTTCTTCTTGTGCATCTTGGTGGTCCTGATACAATCACTGCATACTCCCTCGAGGACAACCAACTATGGCCACGGCATATGCTTGAGTTACTCTACCAGCTAGCTGTTGCAGTTTATGTCGTTTACCGATCATGGAACACCGATCCCCTTAAGTATGTCACTGTTCCTATTATCATTGCAGGAATAATCAAATATGGGGAGAAGACTTGGTCTTTGCGGTCGGGAAGCAGTGATGGATTCAGAGAATCAATTCTACCTCCTCCAGACCCAGGACCGAACTATGCTAAATTCATGGACGATTACACTGCTAAAAAAGATGAAGGATATCATGTGACTTTAGATGAAATTAATGAAACCACTCCCTTAGTATTGGATCATAATTCTCAAGGAGGAACCACAGTACCAAATCCAAATATTCCTGATGGTCAAGCTTTAAGCGACGGATTCAAATTCTACAACATACCTGAGTGCCTATTTGCAGATCTTATCTTCAGctttcaagaccacaaaagcagTCAATTTTTCTTTTACGGATCTAATTGGAAAAATGCTTTTAAAGCAATTGAGGTCGAGCTAGGACTAATATATGATATGCTGTATACAAAGGCAGCGATAACATACTCCTACCGTGGCATCTTCCTCAAATCTGTGAGCTTTTTCTGTACACTTTCTTCATTCATCGCCTTTTATTTTCTGATGTCTAACAAAAATGAATATATTAAACTCGACAATAATGGACATAAACACTGGAATTATGACTTGATTATCACTTTTGTGCTTTTCATTGGAGCTATTCTTCTTGAGATATATGCTGTCATTGTCTTACTTTCTTCAAGTTGGGTAATGAATTGGCTGAGCCAGCATAAGAATTGGAGAGTGGATCTTCTCTACAAGTTCATCTCGGTTTTCCAAATTTGTTTCAAACTTTCACATACTATCAGGTGGTCTAATCAAATGTCACAATTCAACCTCATAAGATTCTGCTTGAAAGATGAGTCTGTCAAATGTGTAGATATTCAGAAACTTCTTCGAATTTATTACTTTTTCGAGAAGTTTTACTACCAAAAAACAAAACAAGTCTCTGAAGGATTGAAAGAACTCATTTTTGACCAGCTTAGGGATAAATCTGAGGAAGCAACAGACACTGAAGCATGTAAAAAATTATGTGCTCACAAGGGTGATCGAGTTCTTAGCATATGGAACTGTCATAATATTCGTGACATCAACCATAGCATTAAGGAGGTTGAGTTTGATCAGAGCATTTTGCTTTGGCATATTGCTACAGATCTTTGCTATTTAGATGATATCGAGTCTGAAAACTTAAAGGGTGTTGCTCTCCAAAGTTGTGAAAAAAGCCAACTGGTGTCGAATTATATGTTATATCTTCTTGTTATATGTCCCTTTTTGCTGCCGAACGGAATAGGACAGATCAGATTTGAAGACACTTGTGCAGAGGTGGATGAACTTTTGAAAGAGAGAAAATACATGAAAAAAAGAAGCGAAGTTTGCAAGATGATACTTCGAGTGGATACAACTATTTCACCATCAGAGGTTAAAGGCGATAGAAGCAAATCTGTGCTGTTTGATGCATGTAGGCTTGCCAAATCACTGCAGTCTCTAGAAACGGAGGAGAATTGGTCGAAAGAAAGTAAATGGGAAATGATAAGTAATGTATGGGTGGAGATGTTGTGTCATGCAGCAAGCCAATGTAGAGGACTTAATCATGCTAAGCAACTAAGCCAGGGTGGTGAGTTTCTTACCCATGTCTGGCTTTTGATGGCCCATTTAGGCATAACAGAACAATTTCAGATCTCTAAAGGTCATGTAAGGGTCAAGTTGAAGCTCTCATAA